A stretch of the Triplophysa dalaica isolate WHDGS20190420 chromosome 19, ASM1584641v1, whole genome shotgun sequence genome encodes the following:
- the LOC130408179 gene encoding E3 ubiquitin-protein ligase TRIM39-like encodes MASKSFSQENFSCPVCCEIFKDPVLLSCSHSFCKDCIHKFWESKGAQECPVCRRRSSKDPPSNLVLKNLCESFLQERSERSPSVCHLHNEKLKLFCLDDQQPVCVVCRDSRTHNNHKFCPVDEAVGENKEKLRSALKPLQEKLRIFEKFEENLYLTADHIKIQSRRTETQIHEEFEELHQLLHDEESARIRALREEEEQKSQMMKEKIEKINRDISSLSHTIRGVEEQMTAEDVSFLQNLKSTLKRVQCGASYPENISGMMINVAKHLSNLKFTVIHKMKDNVQYTPVTLDPNTSHCELLVSDDLISVRFSEDAADLIPDNPERFDVSKCVLGSESFSSGIHCWDVQVGDNTCWFLGVMTESAQRKNKITFRTGLWFVGHNSVEYTAVITPETALVLSVKEKVERIRVELDFDGGKLTFSDPLTNTHIHTFTHKFAEGLYPWFYVGCNISPLMILPVKSQQ; translated from the exons ATGGCGTCTAAAAGTTTTTCTCAGGAGAATTTCTCTTGTCCTGTGTGCTGTGAGATTTTTAAAGATCCTGTTTTGTTGTCCTGTAGTCACAGTTTCTGTAAAGACTGTATTCACAAATTCTGGGAAAGTAAAGGAGCTCAAGAATGTCCAGTTTGTAGAAGAAGATCTTCAAAAGATCCTCCATCAAATCTGGTTTTGAAGAATCTTTGTGAGAGTTTCTTACAGGAGAGAAGTGAGAGATCTCCATCAGTCTGTCATCTTCACAATGAGAAACTCAAACTcttctgtctggatgatcaacAGCCCGTGTGTGTCGTGTGTCGAGACTCCAGAACACACAACAACCACAAATTCTGTCCTGTTGATGAAGCTGTCGGCGAGAATAAG gAGAAACTCAgaagtgcattaaaacccttacAGGAGAAACTGAGAATATTTGAGAAGTTTGAAGAGAATTTGTATCTAACAGCAGATCATATAAAG ATTCAGAGTCGCCGCACAGAGACGCAGATTCATGAAGAGTTTGAGGAACTTCACCAGCTTCTACATGATGAAGAATCAGCCAGAATAAGAGCActgagagaggaagaggagcaGAAGAGTCAGATGATGAAGGAGAAGATTGAGAAGATCAACAGAGACATTTcatctctttcacacacaatcAGAGGTGTAGAGGAGCAGATGACAGCTGAAGATGTTTCATTCCTACAG AACTTGAAGAGCACACTGAAgag AGTTCAGTGTGGAGCGTCATATCCAGAGAACATCTCAGGAATGATGATCAATGTAGCAAAACATCTCAGCAACCTGAAGTTTACTGTCATACACAAGATGAAGGACAATGTTCAATACA ctccAGTGACTTTAGATCCAAACACATCTCACTGTGAACTCCTCGTGTCTGATGATCTGATCAGTGTGAGATTCAGTGAAGATGCAGCAGATCTGATTCCTGATAATCCAGAGAGATTTGATGTGTCTAAGTGTGTTTTGGGTTCAGAGAGTTTTAGTTCAGGGATTCACTGCTGGGATGTTCAGGTTGGAGATAACACATGCTGGTTTCTGGGTGTGATGACAGAATCTGCTCAGAGGAAGAATAAAATTACATTCAGGACTGGACTCTGGTTTGTGGGTCATAACTCTGTGGAATATACTGCAGTCATTACACCAGAAACAGCTCTTGTTCTCTCAGTGAAAGAGAAAGTTGAGAGAATCAGAGTTGAGCTGGATTTTGACGGAGGAAAACTGACATTCTCTGATCCtctcactaacacacacatacacactttcacacacaagTTTGCTGAAGGACTTTATCCATGGTTTTATGTTGGCTGTAACATTTCTCCTCTGATGATCTTACCTGTAAAATCACAACAGTAA